In Fluviispira sanaruensis, a genomic segment contains:
- a CDS encoding ParB/RepB/Spo0J family partition protein, with protein MSQQMNQSEKPQNEKQIPIHSIQRSLDQTKNYYQNQRIEYISIHLLCPMENQPRYTFEQESLEELAQSIRTYGILQPLIVSLEKDGQITIIAGERRWRAAKIAGLDSVPCIVRDLHDHSRLELALIENIQRESLSALEEAHSLKLLIEEHNYTQDALASRIGKSRATVTNTIRLLSLPEKVQSDLQSKVITAGHARALCALNNEKLQLKALSIVVKKKLSVRQTEDLIKNLKSEKLQKTLIDSISPDLRYVCDQFKGHLGTKVKITGDTNKGKIEISYYTLDDLERISELILGNLISSGK; from the coding sequence ATGTCGCAGCAAATGAACCAAAGTGAAAAACCTCAAAATGAAAAACAAATTCCTATACACTCTATTCAACGATCACTTGATCAAACAAAAAATTACTATCAAAACCAAAGGATAGAATACATATCAATCCATTTACTCTGCCCAATGGAGAATCAACCTAGATACACTTTTGAACAAGAGAGTCTTGAAGAGCTTGCGCAAAGCATTCGTACCTATGGTATTTTACAACCCCTGATCGTTTCATTGGAAAAAGATGGTCAAATTACAATCATTGCGGGTGAACGGAGATGGAGAGCGGCAAAAATTGCAGGGCTAGATTCCGTACCATGTATTGTTCGAGATTTGCACGACCATTCTCGTTTAGAACTTGCGCTCATAGAAAATATTCAAAGAGAGTCATTATCAGCACTTGAAGAAGCTCACTCCTTGAAATTGCTCATAGAGGAACACAATTACACACAAGATGCCTTAGCTTCTCGAATAGGAAAAAGCAGAGCTACCGTAACGAATACGATTCGCCTCCTCAGTCTACCTGAAAAAGTGCAGTCAGACCTGCAAAGCAAGGTTATCACAGCAGGACATGCACGAGCACTATGTGCACTGAATAACGAAAAACTGCAGCTTAAAGCCCTTTCAATCGTAGTGAAGAAAAAACTATCTGTTCGACAAACAGAAGATTTAATAAAAAACTTAAAATCAGAGAAATTACAAAAAACTTTAATAGACTCGATCTCTCCTGACTTAAGATATGTATGTGATCAGTTCAAGGGACATTTAGGAACGAAGGTAAAGATCACAGGTGATACAAATAAAGGCAAGATTGAGATTAGCTACTATACCCTAGACGATTTAGAGAGAATTTCTGAGCTTATTTTGGGAAATCTGATTTCTTCTGGAAAATAA
- the atpH gene encoding ATP synthase F1 subunit delta, which produces MKKNSGPIARRYGTALYECAIDVAKNSDEYSFEKFADTVRELLAIFDKKVLSHFKSPILTIEEKNALLELILDKIYANSNDLPLELKDFLKLMIENGRFSELPIVLNNFLIKADNYIGVARATLVSANNLSETGREEFSQALSSVLKKKIVLETKIDESLRSGFIIKVGNTNVDASLRSRLLNLKESLS; this is translated from the coding sequence ATGAAAAAAAATTCTGGACCTATAGCAAGACGCTACGGCACAGCTTTATATGAGTGTGCCATTGATGTAGCCAAGAATAGTGATGAATATTCTTTTGAAAAGTTTGCAGACACTGTTAGGGAATTGCTTGCTATATTTGATAAAAAAGTATTGTCTCATTTTAAGAGCCCAATTTTAACGATTGAAGAAAAGAATGCGCTTCTTGAATTAATTTTAGATAAGATCTATGCAAATAGTAACGATTTACCATTGGAACTAAAAGATTTTTTAAAGCTTATGATTGAAAACGGTCGTTTTTCAGAATTACCCATTGTTTTAAATAATTTTTTGATTAAAGCGGATAATTATATAGGTGTTGCGCGTGCAACTTTGGTATCAGCTAATAATTTATCTGAAACTGGGCGTGAAGAATTTTCTCAAGCTTTGTCTTCAGTATTAAAGAAAAAAATAGTTCTCGAAACGAAGATTGATGAATCACTTCGTTCAGGTTTTATAATTAAAGTAGGAAATACAAACGTAGATGCGAGTCTGCGTTCTCGTCTTTTGAATCTTAAAGAGTCTTTGAGTTAG
- a CDS encoding ATP synthase F0 subunit B has product MAGSLDIYPFHDTEGAVRFGIQVAIFLVGVVVAQKLIIGPAIRLHNERKKRTIGSFESSKNRNEKAIQLEHEYFLELKNGAEEAKNLRAQEIQVAQKLAQKMISENQRKATLHVNSIREKLSMEMIEAKSNMPNQINDLVSAIYKKIGLTILLVLGASTAFFQKAASADVVGKAEIDWLYGVFWPYFQFGVFVFALVYFAKKPITAMLEKRRDDFKAKLSEAKEAALLAERKIKEYESKIASLQNEINELKERNLFDAKIEREKILVEAAKVSESILRDAERAAKELIHRSQEEIRQELFILALEEVEKRLSPEKLLSLDSKLKSETIEGINSLN; this is encoded by the coding sequence ATGGCTGGCTCTCTAGATATATATCCGTTTCATGACACAGAAGGAGCTGTCCGATTCGGTATCCAAGTTGCTATTTTCTTAGTTGGGGTTGTTGTTGCCCAAAAACTTATTATCGGTCCTGCAATTCGCTTACACAATGAGCGTAAGAAAAGAACTATAGGGAGTTTTGAATCTTCAAAAAATCGAAACGAAAAAGCAATTCAACTGGAGCATGAGTACTTTTTGGAACTTAAAAATGGCGCTGAAGAAGCAAAAAATTTAAGAGCCCAAGAGATTCAAGTTGCTCAAAAGTTAGCACAGAAAATGATTTCTGAAAATCAGAGGAAAGCAACTCTGCATGTAAATTCTATTAGAGAAAAGCTTTCCATGGAAATGATTGAAGCAAAGTCTAACATGCCCAATCAAATTAATGATTTAGTCTCTGCTATTTACAAGAAGATTGGTTTGACCATTCTTCTAGTTTTGGGCGCTTCTACTGCTTTTTTTCAAAAAGCAGCTTCTGCTGATGTAGTGGGCAAAGCTGAGATTGATTGGTTGTATGGTGTATTTTGGCCTTATTTCCAGTTTGGTGTTTTTGTCTTTGCGCTTGTTTATTTTGCAAAAAAGCCTATAACAGCAATGCTCGAAAAAAGACGTGACGATTTTAAAGCAAAACTATCTGAAGCTAAAGAGGCTGCTTTATTAGCGGAAAGAAAAATTAAGGAATATGAAAGTAAAATTGCTTCGTTGCAAAATGAAATCAATGAATTGAAAGAACGTAATTTATTCGATGCTAAAATTGAACGTGAGAAAATATTAGTAGAAGCTGCTAAGGTTTCTGAATCCATTTTAAGAGATGCTGAGCGCGCTGCGAAAGAACTTATCCATCGTAGTCAAGAAGAAATCAGACAGGAACTATTTATTTTAGCACTTGAAGAAGTTGAAAAGCGTCTTTCTCCCGAAAAATTGCTCTCACTTGACTCCAAATTAAAGTCAGAAACAATCGAAGGAATAAACTCTCTTAATTAA
- a CDS encoding PhoH family protein: MKKKFVLDTNVLLSNPSAIFSFEDNDVYIPISVIEELDTFKKGLSETGRNARQFSRILDDLREKGSLSNGIPLFTDRKDSGRVYVVLESDMALLPAHFERKPDNLILSVALILKRQTPNMAVILITKDSNLRIKADALGISVSDFEADKVNIEELYTGIVEFEVDAEILKKYLSSGSISLEDYELMPNQYVILRDNRDSLQFVYGKYDHVTGNLKNLNLGGKDFVWGIYPRNLEQSFALDLLLDDDVKLITLVGTAGTGKTLLAIAAGLEKTTDESKYQKLLVSRPIFPLGRDVGYLPGTLEEKLNPWMQPIFDNLELLLGGVAQGRQKRLSQSYHELINQGILEVEPLTYIRGRSIPNQYFIVDEAQNLTPHEIKTILTRAGENTKIILTGDPYQIDNPYVDAASNGLTYVVERMKQEAIAGHVSLVKGERSALATIAASLL, encoded by the coding sequence TTGAAAAAGAAATTCGTTCTTGACACGAATGTGTTGTTGTCCAATCCAAGCGCCATTTTCTCTTTTGAAGATAATGATGTTTATATTCCAATTTCAGTCATTGAGGAATTGGACACTTTTAAAAAAGGATTAAGCGAAACGGGACGGAATGCGAGACAGTTTTCGCGTATTTTGGATGATCTGCGTGAAAAAGGATCTTTAAGTAACGGAATACCATTGTTTACTGATAGAAAAGACAGTGGACGTGTTTACGTGGTTTTAGAATCCGATATGGCATTATTACCAGCACATTTTGAAAGAAAACCAGATAACTTAATTTTAAGTGTTGCACTTATTTTAAAACGACAAACTCCAAACATGGCTGTTATTTTAATTACCAAAGATTCTAACTTAAGAATTAAAGCAGATGCTTTGGGAATTAGTGTTTCGGATTTTGAAGCAGATAAAGTAAATATTGAAGAGTTATATACTGGAATAGTTGAATTCGAGGTTGATGCTGAAATTTTAAAAAAATATTTATCATCGGGTAGTATTTCTTTAGAAGATTATGAGTTGATGCCAAATCAATATGTTATATTACGAGACAATAGGGATTCTTTACAATTTGTCTATGGTAAATATGATCATGTGACGGGTAATTTAAAAAATTTAAATCTGGGTGGAAAAGATTTTGTTTGGGGAATTTATCCAAGAAATCTTGAACAAAGTTTTGCTTTAGACTTATTACTGGATGATGATGTAAAGTTAATAACTTTAGTTGGTACTGCTGGTACAGGAAAAACCTTGCTAGCCATAGCTGCGGGCCTTGAAAAAACAACCGATGAATCTAAATATCAAAAACTTTTAGTGAGTCGTCCTATTTTTCCTTTAGGACGTGATGTTGGATATTTACCAGGTACTTTGGAAGAAAAATTAAATCCATGGATGCAGCCAATTTTTGATAACTTAGAACTTTTGCTAGGTGGTGTTGCACAAGGTAGACAAAAAAGATTATCTCAAAGTTATCATGAATTAATCAATCAAGGAATATTGGAAGTTGAGCCATTGACATATATTCGAGGTCGTTCAATTCCTAATCAATATTTTATAGTTGATGAAGCACAAAATCTTACTCCTCATGAAATTAAGACTATTCTTACGCGTGCAGGTGAAAATACTAAAATAATTCTCACAGGAGATCCGTATCAAATAGATAATCCATATGTCGATGCGGCATCGAATGGATTGACATATGTTGTAGAGCGTATGAAGCAAGAAGCTATTGCGGGCCATGTTTCATTAGTAAAAGGCGAGAGATCTGCACTTGCGACAATAGCTGCCAGCTTACTATAA
- a CDS encoding HAD family hydrolase produces MNKYKYIIFDFNGTLCDSNKAVEYCLLKTLENFNIHNLKYDIKNLLSEDYNQQEIFNKLAPNTNINNLMNSYKAFYNSGKGNNLSKIYPGLYEILDILKSGDFKIILKSQKNINEMTDSLSFFRLHNYIDLCIAENEGTHDKKHSDIFNDIIKKTYSDINTENILMVGDTEPDIQFAKNNSIDSCWATYGYGNVDKCLSFQPTYFIESLIFLLEILDI; encoded by the coding sequence ATGAATAAGTATAAGTATATTATTTTTGATTTCAATGGAACGCTTTGTGATTCCAATAAAGCAGTTGAATATTGTCTGCTAAAAACATTAGAAAATTTTAACATTCACAACCTTAAATATGACATAAAAAATCTCCTTTCCGAAGATTACAATCAGCAAGAAATTTTCAATAAATTAGCCCCAAATACAAATATTAATAACTTAATGAATAGTTATAAAGCATTTTATAATTCAGGAAAAGGTAATAATTTAAGTAAAATTTATCCTGGATTGTATGAAATACTTGATATTTTAAAATCAGGAGATTTTAAAATAATTCTTAAGAGTCAGAAAAATATAAATGAAATGACTGACTCGCTTTCTTTTTTCAGATTACACAATTATATTGACTTATGTATAGCAGAAAATGAGGGGACACACGATAAAAAACACTCTGATATTTTCAATGATATTATAAAAAAAACATACTCAGATATAAATACCGAAAACATCTTAATGGTTGGCGATACAGAGCCTGATATTCAATTTGCCAAAAACAACTCGATTGACTCATGTTGGGCCACTTATGGATATGGAAATGTCGATAAATGCTTATCTTTTCAGCCTACATACTTTATAGAATCTCTCATCTTTCTACTTGAGATCTTAGATATTTGA
- a CDS encoding ATP-binding protein: MSNLINNAFEVLPNGEGKILVKIRLHEQDRIYITVEDPGKGIPLKVFSQIGVGGASFNEESGRGLGLFHARLTICDWSERLRINSEVDIGTKISIDLVRTKEPIWFVPKIKILNKQTVIIDDEQRIHEYETSVLIIYLYLSMGLK, encoded by the coding sequence ATGTCTAATCTTATAAACAATGCCTTTGAAGTATTGCCAAATGGTGAAGGTAAAATTTTAGTAAAAATAAGGCTTCACGAACAGGATAGAATATATATAACAGTTGAAGATCCTGGTAAAGGAATTCCTTTAAAAGTCTTTTCTCAAATTGGAGTTGGAGGGGCTAGTTTTAATGAAGAGTCTGGAAGAGGACTTGGTTTATTTCATGCTCGTTTAACAATTTGTGATTGGAGTGAGCGCCTTCGCATAAATTCTGAAGTTGATATTGGTACAAAAATATCTATAGATTTAGTAAGAACAAAAGAGCCAATTTGGTTTGTTCCAAAAATTAAAATCTTAAATAAGCAAACAGTTATTATTGATGACGAGCAAAGAATTCATGAGTATGAGACAAGTGTCTTAATAATTTACTTATATTTGAGTATGGGGTTAAAATGA
- a CDS encoding YqfO family protein, with protein sequence MYKIYFFVPETHVENVKNAMFANGAGQIGNYSCCAWQTIGEGQFMPLKSSNPFIGEQNKLEKVPEYKVEMLCSEQNIHEVIKALKTSHPYEEPAFEVVRLENF encoded by the coding sequence ATGTATAAAATATATTTTTTTGTTCCAGAAACACACGTTGAAAATGTTAAAAATGCCATGTTTGCAAATGGTGCTGGACAAATAGGTAACTATAGCTGCTGTGCCTGGCAAACTATAGGCGAAGGTCAGTTTATGCCGCTAAAGAGCAGCAATCCATTTATAGGTGAACAAAATAAACTTGAAAAAGTTCCTGAATACAAAGTTGAAATGCTTTGCTCCGAACAGAATATTCATGAAGTAATTAAGGCATTAAAAACAAGTCATCCTTATGAAGAGCCTGCTTTTGAAGTTGTGCGTTTAGAAAATTTCTGA
- a CDS encoding methylglyoxal synthase, producing MSSQYKKINIPERKNIVLIAHDNKKRELLEWAVLHAKELAKHNLYATGTTGKLLERETGLEVTCFESGPLGGDMQAGAYIADGKLDLVLFFWDPLAAQPHDPDVRALLRVAVVWNVPLACNQSSADFLITSPYFSGKYIKTVTDFTVYKNRKSP from the coding sequence ATGAGCTCTCAATATAAAAAAATCAATATACCTGAGAGAAAAAATATTGTCCTTATTGCCCATGATAATAAAAAAAGAGAGTTATTGGAGTGGGCTGTTTTACATGCGAAAGAACTAGCTAAACATAACCTTTATGCCACTGGCACCACAGGAAAACTTTTAGAGCGCGAAACAGGACTCGAAGTCACATGTTTTGAAAGTGGTCCTTTGGGTGGAGATATGCAAGCGGGTGCGTATATTGCAGATGGGAAACTCGACCTTGTTCTTTTTTTCTGGGATCCTCTTGCCGCCCAACCACATGATCCCGATGTCCGAGCATTATTAAGAGTGGCTGTGGTGTGGAATGTCCCGCTTGCCTGCAATCAGTCTTCCGCCGATTTCCTGATAACGTCTCCCTATTTTTCTGGAAAATATATTAAAACAGTGACTGATTTCACTGTGTATAAAAATAGAAAAAGCCCTTAA
- a CDS encoding substrate-binding periplasmic protein: MVKKITDQSIFINIIFKLFFIFYYAHFAYASEKPTCFKEFSVAFYDTGFYYIQSKNEGINKYIFHELSKRSGCKIYEYTAPRARIWKDLKSGKLDFGTNAIISKERESFAYFSSYTKIKNYALVRKELKDKTLEGFIKNESAVFGVIRGYLHGSQKLDDFVDKMRKLNRIEESVTQEQLYMKLNKNHVQGIFAPYGNYKRYPKELTGFKKEVVLTDWNSDEKILNSNIMFSKKVFSKEEFNKWDNIIKSIVKDGTLKKFFLKYFTEKEIKKYYLLPD; encoded by the coding sequence ATGGTTAAAAAAATAACTGATCAATCAATTTTCATAAACATTATTTTTAAGCTCTTTTTTATATTTTATTATGCGCATTTTGCTTATGCTTCCGAAAAACCAACTTGTTTTAAAGAATTTAGTGTGGCGTTTTATGATACTGGGTTTTACTATATACAAAGTAAAAATGAAGGAATAAATAAATATATATTCCATGAATTATCTAAAAGAAGTGGTTGTAAAATATATGAATACACAGCGCCAAGAGCCAGAATCTGGAAAGATTTAAAAAGTGGAAAACTAGACTTTGGTACGAATGCTATTATAAGTAAGGAAAGAGAAAGTTTCGCTTATTTTTCAAGTTATACTAAAATTAAAAATTATGCATTAGTTCGGAAAGAATTAAAAGATAAAACTCTTGAAGGTTTTATAAAAAATGAAAGTGCGGTATTTGGTGTCATACGTGGATATCTGCATGGAAGTCAAAAGTTAGATGATTTTGTTGATAAAATGAGAAAACTAAATAGAATAGAAGAATCAGTAACCCAGGAACAGCTTTACATGAAATTAAATAAAAATCATGTGCAAGGTATATTTGCTCCTTATGGTAATTATAAGAGGTATCCAAAAGAATTGACTGGTTTTAAAAAAGAAGTTGTTCTGACTGATTGGAATTCTGATGAGAAAATCTTAAATTCTAATATTATGTTTTCCAAAAAAGTATTCTCAAAAGAAGAGTTTAATAAGTGGGATAATATTATTAAAAGTATTGTAAAAGATGGTACCTTAAAGAAGTTTTTTTTAAAATACTTTACTGAAAAAGAAATAAAAAAATATTATTTATTGCCTGATTAA